A region of the Candidatus Angelobacter sp. genome:
CGACGGCCCAGCTTTGCTTGGGATAACCGGCCGTGCTTGAACCGCGCACACGGAGCGCCGCGCGCGTGCTCAAGGTGGGGGCATTGGTCAGCGAGGTCCTGCCGTTCTCGGGTTCGTAAAACGACATGTTTGCAAATTTTGAGACGCTGGCCGAAATGCTGCCCGCCCCGAGGGTGTGAATGACGATGACCGGCAGGTTGGAGGTAAAGTTGATGACGTTGGCGTTGAGTAAAATGTAGCTCTCACTGTGCAAAGGGCCCGGCAACAGACCGGGTTCGAAGGATCGTGCCCGCACCTGAACGGTGTTGGTGATGCTAATGGGGCCGGCATAAAGAGAGGACGTGTCCGTCGGCACGGTGCCATCAAGCGTAAAATGAATTGCCGCGTTGGTCGAGGTTGTCCAAAGCTCCAGCGGGAACGGGGTCGTGAACGTGCCCCCGTTCGCCGCGAATTCCACTTTTGCCGAAAAGCCGGCGCCCGCGGTTGAGTTTGGTCCTCCGGGAGTCGGCACGGTGAAGTAGCCGGTCACGTCAGGCGCCCCCTCAACCCGACCATACGACACGTCGGTCGGCTGCGGTGAAGGATAGGCCGGGGTAAACGACGAAACGATGTTTGTCGCCGGATCAACCAGCGCGAGAAACTCGCCGCCCGTTGAAAGCTGGAAGTTTGCGTGCAATTCGGCGGTGGCGTTTGTCCGGTCTTTGCCTGACGCGAAAACGAGCAGGTAACCGCCGGTGGGAAGCGTCACGATCGGAAACCGCCAGGCCATAAGATTTTTAGGATCGTCGGTCAGAGCCCATCCGGCCAGGTTCACGTCGTTTGCTGTGGGGTTGAAAAGTTCTATCCAGTCCGAGCTGTCGCCGTCTTCGTCATGGATTGTCTTTTTGTTGTCCGCCATGAACTCGGAAATCATCACCCCGGGTGGCGGCGCACTGGGGTCGAGCCTGTAACTCCAGCTTCCGCCAGTGAAATCGTTTGGCGTTCCGGCAAGATCGTGAATGCCGTTACCGACAGCCCACGCGACCTGGACGGTTCCCGTGGCAGGCTGTGGAAATTGAAAAACGTATTGCCACGGCGCGAACGCGGTCACGCTTGCGGCGGGGCTGCCGTTGATCAGCAGATCGGACGCGTCCACGCCCGCCACATCCTCGCTGAAATCGACCTCAACGGTCGTCAGGTTCTGCACGGTCGCGCCCGCGGCCGGAATCAAATTCACGACAGTTGGTGGTGTTGTGTCGGTTGTGGACGACAGTGCCGCATCGATCACGAAATCACTGCTGCCGGCGAGCGATGCGTTGAACGCCTGCACTGCTATGACGTTTGTGCCGGGAATCAGATAGATTCCGGGATTGCCCAGTGTGTCGTTTTGTTCCGGTACCGGCTCCGCCAGTGCGGGGGATGATGTTCCGTCAAAGGGAATGTCACCGCCCGGCATGTTGAATCGCGCGATTTCCGTGCCGTTTATCCACGCTATGAATCCATCGTCGCTAAATGCGTGAAACTGCAGCTCGCTGATGTCGGCCACGTTGGTCACGACGAATGTCTTGCGGAGGAAGATGCTCGTGTATCCGCCGAACATGTCGTCCAGCAGAGTGTTGCCGGTGTAGGACGTGGCCGTGCCCGGTGAGTTTTCGTAATGGAACGCCGCCTGCCCCGATGGCCAGGACGAGTCGTCAAAACCGACGGCCCGCCACGCCGTCGGATCAGGCACGGAGGCTTCGGAAAATCCCTTGAAATAAGTCCAGGTGGAGTTGGTGGGAAAGATGACAGCGGCATTGGCTCCACAAACCAATCCGACGTATAAAAATGCAAGAAACTTTCGCGTCACGACAAGGCAATCAGTTTTGGAAACCACCCTTTCTTAAGCAGTTTCTCTGCCTTAAAGCACGCGAATTCGCGCCAGCCCGGAGGAAGGGGAATTTGATCGGCACACGCAAAATAAACCTGATCCGCGGGCGCTTTGGCCGGACTCTTCAACTCGCAAAGATGCGGTCCATTTCGCCGGCCAGTTTCTTCAGACCTTCCGGGCTGTCGGCCCCGCCCTGCTCGGCGATTCCCCAGCCTTCATAGCCGATGTCGTCCAATGCCTTCATCACCGCCGGCCAGTTGTCATCGCCCTTGAGATATTCGACGTCGAAGCCCTTCCAGAGTCCCTCTTTGTTCGCCTTGTCGCGGCTGAATTCCTTGATGTGCAGTTTTTGAATGCGCTTGCCGAGAATGTGAATCCATTGTTCCGGCCAGCCGTAGGTGATGACGTTCCCCACGTCGAAATGCCAGCCCACCCACGGGCTGTTGAATTCATCCACGTATCGCGCGGCTTCGAGCGGGCTGAGCAAAAAATGGTTCCAGACATTTTCGATGGCGATCCTCACACCAAGTTCTTCCGCCAGCGGAAGCGCCTTGCGGATCTCCGCCTGCGAACGCTGGTAGGCGTCCGCGTAGGAAACCTGCTTGTTAACGACCGCCGGCACGAACAATACGGAACTTGCCCCGTATCGCCTGGCGTCGCGCAGCGCCTGTCTGAGTCCTTCCAGCCCTGCTTCGCGCACTTTTGGATCCGGGTCCGACACCGGCTTGTCCCAGTGAGTC
Encoded here:
- a CDS encoding CotH kinase family protein, with translation MVSKTDCLVVTRKFLAFLYVGLVCGANAAVIFPTNSTWTYFKGFSEASVPDPTAWRAVGFDDSSWPSGQAAFHYENSPGTATSYTGNTLLDDMFGGYTSIFLRKTFVVTNVADISELQFHAFSDDGFIAWINGTEIARFNMPGGDIPFDGTSSPALAEPVPEQNDTLGNPGIYLIPGTNVIAVQAFNASLAGSSDFVIDAALSSTTDTTPPTVVNLIPAAGATVQNLTTVEVDFSEDVAGVDASDLLINGSPAASVTAFAPWQYVFQFPQPATGTVQVAWAVGNGIHDLAGTPNDFTGGSWSYRLDPSAPPPGVMISEFMADNKKTIHDEDGDSSDWIELFNPTANDVNLAGWALTDDPKNLMAWRFPIVTLPTGGYLLVFASGKDRTNATAELHANFQLSTGGEFLALVDPATNIVSSFTPAYPSPQPTDVSYGRVEGAPDVTGYFTVPTPGGPNSTAGAGFSAKVEFAANGGTFTTPFPLELWTTSTNAAIHFTLDGTVPTDTSSLYAGPISITNTVQVRARSFEPGLLPGPLHSESYILLNANVINFTSNLPVIVIHTLGAGSISASVSKFANMSFYEPENGRTSLTNAPTLSTRAALRVRGSSTAGYPKQSWAVEFWDDFNNDKNASPLGLPEESDWVLYAPNNFEPVLIHNPFILDLSNQIGRYASRARFVEVYLNTAGGAVSSANYNGIYVLEEKIKTGKNRVDIDKLEPENVNPPEVTGGYMMKIDRLDPGDNGFFAAGQPIAYVDPKEQDITLPQRAPQQQYLQNYMDEFGNALFINDPVTGYPAYVDVGSWIDHHILNVMAFNVDALRLSAYFYKERNGKLFFGPIWDFDRALDSTDGRDSNPRVWRSQTQDLGTDFFNYPWWGEMFNDIDFWQKWIDRWQDLRVDKFSLTNMNALIDSLANTVRQEQPREQTRWGVTPRGGSYQAEVNLLKNWLASRVNFIDTNFLAKPVFSANGGPISPGFPLTVTGPIGATIYYTTNGVDPRSPGGGIAPTARVYGSPVTLNANARVAARAYDLNHFNLTGVNNPPLSSPWSGETVATFVAATPPLVITEIMYHPTPPPAASTNSSDDFEYVELKNIGAGALNLVGVRFTNGIDFTFTAASSITNL
- a CDS encoding sugar phosphate isomerase/epimerase family protein; amino-acid sequence: MQTNLNRREFLRTGSGALAAITVASTFAGAADDAVVPKKRNIKKAIMYATVGMKGTVLEKFKAIREAGFEGVEPMSHMNQDDVVKAFEETGLKAASCCCATHWDKPVSDPDPKVREAGLEGLRQALRDARRYGASSVLFVPAVVNKQVSYADAYQRSQAEIRKALPLAEELGVRIAIENVWNHFLLSPLEAARYVDEFNSPWVGWHFDVGNVITYGWPEQWIHILGKRIQKLHIKEFSRDKANKEGLWKGFDVEYLKGDDNWPAVMKALDDIGYEGWGIAEQGGADSPEGLKKLAGEMDRIFAS